agagacaaataataataataataataataataataataaatttcACCATGtttttatgaataaaatgtaatgaaaaccAGGCTGTGATTGATAAAAATTAATCTGGAAAGTGTATGTAAGTGCTGCTGAAGTGCAGACTTCTAACTCAGAGTCTGAGACATCTTTATTGTAAAATTCTATAtattttcagacaaaaatgGTGAGTAGAGTAAAATGCATTTAACtaatagatatcaccatgaaaactgatattttatgtGTAGATATGCACACAAGGCTGTCTGATTAAATATGTGATCATCTGCATAAACTTCCAAAACactaaactgaaaataaacacctAGATGTTTTAAAGGCctattttgattgttttctttccacttatctaaaaaaaagacatgttatGTTGTAGaccaaaatctcaaaattaagccaatgtatttaaaaaaaattatgtttgaaaatgttgtttttcaataacatgtcttctttcagtTTAATGGAAAGAAAATGGGCAAAATACAAATGAAGTGTTCATTTTAGTTctgatttctgttctggaaatatatgtaaattaGTTTATATGTACtttattttgcatatttaaaaaacataattatctGGGGAAGTTTCATAGTGGATTTTATTAGTTCACAGAGTAAAACTTTGGTTTGTAGGAGAAGATCATGGGCCAACAAAATCAGGACAAAATactcctgcacactgttcaTTTCACTTGCGATAAAGAATTTCGTTTCGGTAGAAcgaccttcatcaggttatcttgtAGATAACTTTTagaagataacctgatgaaggtcacagtgtgcaggagttttttTGGGTCATCTCAGATTCAGTAGCACTTACTTACACCAAACGTTCCAGTTTATTCCtatctatattctgaaggtttttattGAGGGGTTTGTTCACATatatcatatttttatattattctacTCCTAATAAATGgtgaaaatgtatcttttatcacttttctgatttatggaggGATAAACAATTAATCCAAACTTCCCTCTGTAATTAAATATTTAGAGCCTGGCTTTGGAAATGTGTGCAAGTCACcacatatttaattagataattTCTCGTTCGTATATTTGaacataacatttcagaaaacttgtctTACAAAAAATTATTGTCTGAACTTAAGTAATCAAATGGGGAAGTTTCGTGGTGACATCTACTAGTATTTGTACTATATCCACCTGTAGTGTCTTCTCTTAAACTTGTATTTGAGTCCACATCACTAGTTTTGTAACTTTTTTATTACATTAGTAAAAGTGGGAAGTGATTTTGAGCCAAAACCCAATTTATGATTCATGTTCATAATACTGTATGAAGCAGAGCGGCTGTGAACACATCCAAGTCTTCTCAGAggttttggcagaaaaaaaacaccagaggGCAGCAACGTCAAACCAACACAGTCACAACCTACCAATGCAGTCATGCAGATATGATGACTCATATGAGTTAAGTAAGAAAGTGAGAGTGTCTCGACAGGACCGCAGACAGCTACATATGACTACAATCACAGACAATTTTAAACTGAGCAAATACACATACATAATgaacatataataataataccaataataataatactactaataataagttaccattaactttatGTGTAATAACTCCATAAACACACAAGGTTTATGTTTAagtctacatttatttaattcgATCAGACTAAGTCATTTGATTGATTCACATTTACTCAATGTGATAGAAAAACTGTGCattaaatgtacatgtaattaacatgtaattaaaacacttaaaatcactgttttaggcaaattatcattaatattgcttttggttttttttttgagtgaacaGGCACTGACTACAATCAGAATTAAATGGACAAAAACATGCTGTATGTGGTACCTGTTGAACgaatgtttgtcagtttgaatGATGCAAAAGGGGATAGAGTTTTAATGGCTCTACCATTTGTGACTAGGGAACTGagtaacaatgaaaaaaaattgaaaggAAGTGTAAAAAGTGACCCCGGACACTCTGTTCCTCTGATACTGACCTGATGATGCAACATGCCAGAGGAGGGTAGAAAGAATTTCCTCAGGAATAAATACAACGCTGACTCACAATGACAACTATTTTATATCTAAATAAGGAATTGTTTGTATCACTAATTACTAGTAACACTAGAGTGCAGAGAAACAGTGTCCAGGTTATTACCTACCTTCATGGTAACATAATAACTGTAAGAAGAGAAGTGGCTTCAGGATGGACATGTTTAAACAATGACTATACCAGGATGTAGTAAACCCAGAAATTTTTGTGGTTTCAGTATTACAGTATGTGATGTAACAGTGTAACAGCCCACACGTGCCCGCCTGTAATTTCAACAGACATTGTGTAAACAGCTCATTATAAAAGCCTGTTATTAACTCTTTAAGGGCCAGCTATGATGtatgttaaaataatttaaatacagCAATACTTTTTAACgctggagtgctgaggatgaatcaTGGAGTCTGACGAcctgaagaaagaagctgctctgtagtctggtggtccggcaataaaacaaatcaagtttactttgtttcacacaATCGACAGGTGCTTTGACACCTGGCTGCAGCGGGAAAGCTTTATCTTATTCTCTTCGTGTTTTTCGAGCTGTGaaattaccttaaaataacCTTTACATTGTAACTTAGCAGGAAAAGGCTCTTAACCAGAAAATCAAAGGTGATTTTTGACACTAGTCTCACACACCTGCCGAACAGTGTGCACAGTTCAACTTCCTGTTGATGTCATCATTACCGTAAAAAGTAGGCAAATATTGATTCACATATAATACAGTAAGTGATCAGTGAGTCAGAAGCAACCGCACTCACATGGTTTAAAGCTAACATGTGCTCCTTTCCCACGCTGAAGTGCTAGTACCGAGCACCTGCAACAGCTGTCCTGTTTCTCGATAATTTCACCGTATAAAATTAGAAAGCTACCCACAAAGACACCGAtttaacaaatgacaaaatatctcctcagtgtgttggtgAGTATTCAATAACAGCCATAATTCAGttctttaaatttatttttgtcctgataaaaaaaaatacatactttttGTCACATTCtcaaaaacaaagtgtgtgaGCGTGACCTGTTGAAATGACGTCACTCAAAAAGATTCATTTCAAACTAAAAGTTGCCTAAACATGTAGAAAGACTTAGGAGATGCAAGAAGGGAGAAGCCAATGTTTCCAACTTCCCCAGTTCCTTCGTAATTAATaacttcctccttcctccttcctccataCAAAAAGTCCACAGTGCAACACTTGAAATATTTCGGGTTTGTCCGCAATCAAAAGTCTTTTGTCCCGTGATTCCTGAGTCACTCATCTTCCCGTCGTCTTCCTCAGGTGCTCCTCTTGTTGGTGGCACTGGGTATGACAGGTGGCGGCTCTATGTTGAGCTCCTGTCGCAGGTCTTCGAGGCTCTGCTCCCATCGTCTCTCGTAGAAGATGCTGAGGATACAGCGTGACCGACTACCGTTCTGAAGAGCCCACGGACCCAGGGAGGTGAACAGTGACTGTAAACGGCTGGGTGAAAGAAGGAACACTTCAGcattaaacaacaataaatagaTCATATTGtatttctgaataaataaaccaCAGCCCAGTTCCCCAAAACACAGGGAAGGTCAGTTATTGAATGAGGGTTAAtgattcacattttcacaggTATTTTTTACAACGGCAGAAAGGATTTACAGTTGGTTGCTCTTATCACTAGACCACAAAACAATAAGGAATGTTTACAACATGTTAATCATTTGTTTCTGCATTGTTCTCAGAGTTGAGATAATGCTTTTTTACTACACTTGTAGTCTTATGTACATAGCCGAATCAAGTCAAGgttgtttgtgtgctgatttacagaaaaagaaaataataaaggtGAGAGAGTGGATTTGGATGCTCGGCCAGCAAGGATTATTTATGCACTGAAAACGCTGCCTGCTCCTATTGCGGTTACATATACTGAAACgcttgtgtaagtgtgtattcTTTAGAAACTAAAGGCTGTTAGTGTGTCGCTCCGTACACAGGCTGGAttcagagagctgctgcagatgacagcagagcagagggggagagaagagggtctgctctcattggctgtCCCAGATATTTAGCCTGCTAGGGTCTGTGGATAGTTAACACATACTGTCTTCATGTGAGCGTGCACCcatctgcctctgatctggggctttattttttttatcagcaagcTCAGATCAGGCCTACAATCCTGAAATCCAGCAATGTGAACTTGGCTTAAGAAACGAAATTCAGGGCATAAAAGGTTGCAATatagagctgaaatgatcagTTAATTAATGGATAAATCGAAAGAAATTTAATTGGTAATAAAACTGGTAATCAATTAGtgattttaaatcattttttaagaaaaaaaaaagttaaaacgTCCAgctcaaaataataatatttgctgtttttttattatattaaagtCATGATGAAATGAGAAGTGCCTCTTTCACCCATTTAGATCACATCCCCGGTCATATTGTGCACCTATTTAAAAATCCATCTCTTTATATACTTATTTCAAAATCCAATTTGTTCAAtgttttcttcctgtaaaacaaaatataacgCGTTGAACCCACCAATATTTAACTAATGATATCATGACATCAGTGTGACGACCACTCCCGCTCTGTTTGTGATTCCTTGTGTTTTTACCTGTTCTGTATTAAGGCAGAGCGGCAGGAGGTCAGGTGAATGAGCAACGCCTGAAGGAACTTCCTGTGATTGCTGCTCCTGCTATCAGAGGGCTGGAGAtgtccctctttttctctgtatCCTGTGCTCCCAACCAGCAGGGTTTTAGTTTGGTTGTGTTCATTTAGATTTGGTCTAATGTGGTTCAAATTGAATGAAAtattattcaaaatgtttgcctttgtgtggtCTCCCTTTTTGTTGCAACCCCTCTGAGCCGGTTTGTAACATCAACCCTTCAATCAATCCTTCAGCAACTACAAGGAGCATACGATGggctttgtctctgtgtccctgATGATTACTGCTTTCCCGTTGTGTACaatgtcaaattattattattcctccCAAGGTTATGTCCTGCCTGCCTGTCCTCTTTCACTGACAAATGTGTCACGATGCGGAAGCACGATACCCTCAAAATGCTATGTCATTTGAACTTTAAAGGAAGTATTTTTGGATCTTggaatgtttttttataatacAAGCAGTAAACAATGAAAGTAATTGTCTGATTAATTGCACATGTTTGTTGCATGCTGTTCTTTGTGGTTAGTGTACAGAAACAGGTGAATACTATGAGTGTATTGTTGAGTCACTCAAGCTGTGACTTCCAATCATAGCACGATATGGCACAGTCAGAGCTAAATGTCATGGTGTTCCAGTACTGTGCTGTAGTTGAAACTCTGGTAAAAACCCTGGCGTTGTACCTTGTGTTTAGCCGAAGTGGCCCCAACACAGCGCCAAGAGCGCACATGGGAAGTCCAGTCTGAGCGGCTTCGAACCATTTCACTGCCACCTCACCTGAAAGGTACAGAGAaatttaaatagaaataaatatttagatTATTTAAGCTcaaaggagaagagaaaaccaaaagtcaacggtCAAGTGTTTCAACTTTCCAACTTACGTGATGAAACTTTTGTCTCTTAGTTACGCAAGTCTCAAAGTTTTTGTCTATTCATAGTAAGACTGAATCTGTCCATGCATATGtcatcagtaaaacagaaagcTTAGCTCAACAATTACATAGGAAAATGCTTTTAAAAGCAGGAACCGTGTAAGGACAATTGGAAAGGGAAACgtggaagagaaagagacacaatTAAGTTTCATTATTCTGTCAGCAGTCCGATGGAAAACTGATGTGTCCGCACAAACTATGCGTACGCCTTTCCCCACACATGGACTGGTATTTAAGATAGAATGTGTGGTGAGAATGTGCGGTACGGACGTTATTTTAGAGATAGCTGCGGGTGAAATGATGAGGTGAACATGAAATATAAGGTGAGAGAAGGTATTCTACATTTAAACCCTTACTCGCCGGTGATGATCTTTTAATTTGATCCTGAATTGAGAAGCACTTTGTTTCAATAAGAGCTCTACAGATTGAACATCGATCAGCTGACATTTAATAACGATGACTGAGATATTACAAAGATGATGGTTTACAGGTACATGTGTGGGCACTATAAACAATCACAGCTGTAACGGGTGCCTGTAATGACAGCTGTTCTGATGTGAAACCTGGCTgatgaaaatgtacttttcttcTTGGAAGTTCTTCTCATTGACAGGTCGATTGAGGGGTGAAGCAGGCATACATATCGATATCTAAACGGATGTGTTAGAGCGTTTTCACATCCATGTATGGAAAATTGTGGTAGTGGAAATGCCTACACAGTGATTAAGATTCATAAAACAGAATCAGGCGTACGCACAGCTTTAGAAATCTGACAAAAAGAACACATAACTGCACATTCCTGTCTTTGTGCGTACACATAGTTTTAGTCCAGACCCTAGAGACTTTTTCTTCGCCACATCATGTACTGTTACAGTTTTTCTTGACTGCTTACACACTATAACTGGGCCTTCTAACTAAACATCCCAAACCATGACACCATCCAACAAAAGACAGGCACATTTCCCACAACCATAAACACAATCCCCACACACATGATTGAGATTTGTTTAACTTAGATAGAGACTTAGGATACATAGGTAAAAGGGCCATGTGTCAGTTCAAATGTTTTGGAACAATGGATCAACACCTCAAGGTAGAGAAGGATGATTCACGGACAACCCTCGATTCAGCAACATCTTTCTACCAGCAAATTCTCCCTTTCAAAACCCCATAGGGGAATGTTTTAGATTTCTGCAGGGCGGTTGAAGGTCTGTAACGGTTGAGGCTTGCCAGGGTTGATTAAGGTATACAAGGGGTTTTCCATCACAGCCTGGCTAGGACTAATGATTTTTTCCCCATTGATTTACATTGGTTAATGAATACATTGTAGTTATTTGCATACATTCTTTATCAGATGCAtatttttacagtacatttccttttttattcagttttagtttattttactAAAGTACATTGaagaatttaaaacatttcGAAAATGTATACATATGTTGTGTCTTTATATTGTCTTAATCGTAGCCCAAAGTGTAAAGTGTAGCCTAGAGAGCTTGATCTGGGGGGAAACCACAGGCCCCATTATTCATTGCAGTACCAGGTTTTTATGGCATAGTTTTGAAATTATATCACCAGTGTGTTATGGTTattttgtagtgtgtgtgtatatgatgGCTTCTGTGTGAAGTCTGAAGGCAAAGTTTGGTTTTGATGTAAGACAATATGGTTTTGAGGGGAGAGTTTGGTTCTGACATGGAAGTCTGTGAAGATGAGTGTGCAGTTCTGCATATGTTTTTAGAGCTATGGGAAATGGAGCATAATTTCAAGAAATGTGTCTTAGCAGTTAAGAAAAACTGCATAAAACTGCTTGGCTATCAAGCTCCTTTAAATAACACAATTACACTTGAGGATTTGTGTAGGACAGTGATGGACCCCGACTCACCCAACATGTTGGTGGGCATGCCCAGCAAGGTGTGCAGCAAATCATGGACTTCTCTATATCTCTGCATGACATAAGCCAGCTCCTCGTTGTCCACAAACTTCACGTCAGCCCTGGAGTCAGGGGTCACATGCTGATCGATAGGGAAAGCGAATGCATTAGTAAAGATGAAAGAGAAACATAGATGGAGGGATTTCAGGGGAAAGGTGAAGTATAAAGCTGTCTTTGATTGGAGTTTCATGACACATCGGTGGAGACTCACGTTGTCCTCCAGAAAACGGAGGTATTCCCTCCCGAAAGAGCCGTCAGGAAGTGACGCCATGTTGTTCATATCGAGTGTAGAAAGCCGTATTCTGGGCCTTTCTCTGCAATAACAAGTAAACGACAAGAAAGACGAAATAAAATTTGATTCACAGCAGATAAAGTTCAATTTAAATCTGAATGGACAAGGACTCACGTTAGGATAGTGTAGCCTTCGGGATCATTTCTCATCCTGTCTCTGAGTTTTATCAACGCTAGGTGCCCTGTTGTCTCTCCGAGCACAGCGACCATGTCTGTAGGGACAGTTTCATCCCATTAAATGGTATTAAAAGTACAATTCAGAGGTTTTTTTAACACGTTACACCTACAATTTAATGACTGATTGACCcagatttgtttgttaaatTTGTTACACTGATGATATACATCTCAAGACTTTAGTTTAGTCATCACAGGGAGTACTAATCAGCCAGTAAAAAACAGCTGTTCAGTGTCTGCTGTGGCTTTGAAGGAGATTTTTCAAGTGtgagaaaatgtctgaaaagtCTGGTGATGTCATGAGGTATCTGAGTTGGAGACTAGAAAGTCTGATAGGGAACAAGAGTGTGGAGTTGAAATGATATTGGTGGGAAGAGTCAAATGTTATCAAATCGGgttgtaattacatttttataaagcAGCTATTGTCTTGTGGCAATCAACCGATACTGCGGTGAAGAAGTCAAAAACACCTGTGTTCCCTAAATGGGATGTCACATGTCCAGATAGtgctctcttcctccctgaAAGTGTCAGGGTACTTAagctcatttgtttttaaagcacatCCAGTAACAGAAGTCTCCAGAGAATAAAAGCCTGAGAAAGTATAACAAGGAGTGCATGAGAACAGAACATCAGGTACTGTCCCCACAGTTAGTCTCACTTTACTGAGAATGATACACAGGATGACAAAGTGTTTCAAGTTTCATTAACCTGAAATGTGTCAGGCATGCCAAGGATACAGCCTTACCGATATCAGTTGCAGACTGGCTGACTGAGGTTTCATCAGCACACATACTTGTTGAATGTTGTAAAGCACCAACAGGCCTCAAATGGATTATTCCAATATATTGTTCTTACTTTTGAGTATCTTTAAACAAATTCATTTCTTCCCGTCGTTttatattattcattattattttattaagcTGTTAACATGTGGTTTGCCCTTTGGTTGATTCAGTAGCATGCTGCTTTTGTATGACCACATGACCTTTTGTTTTGCAATCCCCTCTTTAGTAAAATGACTATTGCTGCTAACTTACTCCCACACTGAAGGAGTGCTGCACAGTGTGTTAGACAATagttatttcagctgctgttacCAGACTTCCATCATATTCCACCTAAAATCCATTGGACATAGCGTAGGCATTAACGACGGTGACAGGTTTTACACCtttattcatgtttgtgtttttttctaattCTAATTCTAAATATTCACGAAGTGTAAATATTTAGAATTGTATTTAATTTGAAGAAGCTTCTCCTTGTTTTGCCTTTTCTGAATAAATCTGAGTGATGGATGTCATAATTTCCAAAAGGCTACAATGTATGAAAGATTGTCCTCAAAGCAGTTAAACATGTAGATTGATTCTACACAAATTTCCAAAGTTTGGGACATTAGGGGTTTTCTATCGCAGCGGGAGAGAGCGATCTCCATATTTGACTATAAAGTAGGTTGTTTGTGACTGGGCTGTACTTTCTGTTCATGGGAAGGCTTTTTCTGGCAtttgttttggcattttgcCTTATTTTGGCCACAGAGATAAAAGCAGGAAACGCATTGAAAGGGGTCAAATGTCCCCAGCCAAAATCAAACCAGGGCGTTGCACTAATATGGTGTGCGTCATGAGCATTCGGCAACTGTACACCCCATTACAAGACGGGCGATGAAGAGAAAAACCAAAGCCTGAGCCCCATGCCGAGTCTCACCATGTCTGTAGGGATTTTGCAGTGCAGCCACACCTGACCCGACAGCCAACAGGGCTTTCTGGATGGGCGTGGTTTGGATGTGTCCAGGATACAGGCCATCATAGCTGCTATCTGTAAACCGAGCGCTACTACTGTGTAGCTGTTGGACACACAGTGCTGAGGAGACAAAGGTGGAGGAGCAACATTAAACACTTTCACACAGCTGGACCAAGACAGTCTATTTATTTTATCGCCCTCACATAACAAAAACAGgttattgtgaatattttccaAATATTGTATTGATGCCTTTTGTCTTTCATTACtgataaaaaatttaaaatgcacTACTTGAGGCAACATCCTCTGTCTGTAGTCTGTGGTTTGACTaattgtcccacccacaacaccATCTGATTGGTTTACACATGCATGTCCTCTGTGTCCCTTATTGTTCGTTTTAtgactgacttcctgctcaAGGATGTTTTCTTCCCTTACCCTTCCTCTGTGGCTGCGAGCTGCACTTTATTGGAGGTGATGGTATTAACATTGGTGTGTGGACAAAATGCCACAAAAAGGGGAAATTTGAGCCTGATCAGGAGGGTTTTCAACAGATAGTTTCGGTTCCACCTTAAATAAAGAGGAGCGCAACGCTGCTGTCCTTTAGTCTCTACCTCTACTCGAAGTCCTGCCCCGCAGCAGTTCCTCACCAATCAGCGATCACTATTGTTCTGCACACTTGTCAGATACTGCACTTTTTAGAAAATATAATATACAGGGACTTTTCTAGAAAGTTTACCCAAAGACTACCTCCTAGTTTCGTAAACATTAGTTATGGGAAAATGCTCacttttaattttctttgaGAACTTCTAAGGAAAAGAAACCAATTAGAGTTGATcatgttaatttttttcttattttagatcaaataaaaaatatacatcttAAATAAATCTGTCCTCCACTGATTCAACTCAGAGGGTAGCAGCAAACTTAGAAAGGCTGCTTCATCACCTCCCAGTTTCCTTGCTTCAAACTCTTCTATAAACTAGAATCAAATACTTTTTTCAATCCCCATTGGTAAATTAATCAACTGTATTTAACCTATCCAAACACcccataaataaacacaaactgtggtGGCTGAGGGCATAATGGCAGGATTCTGAAACTAATCTAGGCTCTGACAACCCTCTGGTTGAGACAGCTATCATTCGGCCAGATTTACTGTGCCATCTTGCTGGTTCAGGGGGTTTGAACCAGCAGCATTCTGGCCGCCCATTAGCATCTCTAACCTTTGGGCTACATATCGGTCGAAGTTGCCTGCTTATTCATTCTGCCAGGCCAGGGTCAGTGTATCTGCTGgccattcatttttctttccagaAAATTGAGTGGTCATGTGATTTTCGTCTTAATCACTCTTCCAACCCAAATTGAGCCTAATTCTTAGTCTGTCATTGTGGCATTGCACCAGATTTGGATTTGCCAAAAGCAAAACTGAACATGTTGGCTTTAACATTCTGTACATGAATGATGAGCAATCAACTTATGTGGAAATATTCTGCCTCTCCTTCCCACTCCCACACCAAGATTTTATGTCTTGTATCAACTTGAAGACAATTTATTATACCGTCTATGAACCAGAGAGTAACATGTGTGGCGCACGTGTCTATAACTTAcccttattttcctttttaccccatgttttatttatttattccatttATTGTTTCTCGACTTGTTTTTTATGTCACAATTAAGTTGTATTACATTATAAATATTTTCTCTGTTTggttatttataatttaaattttatttatctatAATTTAGATTATATGTTCTGTGGTCAGCTGTGGGCGTCTATTTTTGTTAAGGTGGACAGATGTGTTGTGACacataaaagagagaaatacaaTGTGTTCTTCTTTTTTGTGGCCGAAAGGGATCCACAAAATCATGAAAATGGTTTCGATTTCTATTttgtacaacaacaaaaatgaaatcacTAGAAAGCAGATGTCATGTGGTCATTTTCAAGACGAGAGCGCTAAGTGTAGGATTGTGCCAATGTTCTGATCGAGCTCATGGTTATAATCAGGGTCACCTTGAACAGGTTTTCCTTGAAAATTTCAGCATACTTCTTAAGGACCTTTATATGACAGTTGAacaattttgttttgtcatttctaaAACCATAAGAGTTGCTGCTCTTGACCTGGAAATGACCACAACCACTTACGgtgtggcggtactggcagtaaaatgcttacaggctagcccaacctacataaaaatacaaacaaaaagcatGTAAATCTAGAGGGGATGCCCAATGTCagctacttggacaataaaccaataaacatGCCTCTTGAGGggataatcaaactgaaatgtgctcctacaagccccagtgaaataaaatgtcaaaattgaaGGTGTATAGGGGCTTGTGTTTCAAGGGTTTCAAGAATAAACACAGTGTCCTCACTAGAATGATGTGgggcagcaaagaaaaaaaaatagagcctaaacagaccagagtttctggctggcaatctaAGGGGATGAGGTTCTCAGTgagtcagggacagattcagaatgaGTGTGAGAGCCACCTTGGTGCCACtccccacctcttttaagccttcacaaaaagggcATTGTCACACGCTTATGGGCTGGGAGGGAAGATGAGGGAGCTGCTTCCACTtctcaatcaggagtcagtctccccaccctgcacacaggtgaccTGTATCCCCTGCAAttagtccagagggattttgaaaatcagcccaaaacaaagaaagagagccAGTCTTAAACAATGGGACTGCTTCATCAGAATATCAAGATATATTCTTCATTTCTGCTTTcaagtgattttatttattgttttacaaaatagaaaatggaaatcaaaCCATTTTCTATCTTTTGCTCATCCCTTTTGGtcatgaaaaagaaattcataCAAACTGATACAATGACTGAAAACTGGAGTCCAGCTGCTGTGTCAAAACACATCTGGTTATTCATACATGATGTTAACTGCTTTCCTTTACCTTAATAACTAGACCAGGTGCTTGTTGGTGAAACCTGTagattgtatttttaaaaaagttgtgATTATTTGCTCGTCTTGAGTTCTCCTCGTTTATTGCTTACAAGTTTAGTTTATTTGGACATAGAAATATCAGTAACATTGGTGCTGCAACATGTTTGTAGTACAATACTAACACCTGTCAACAGGAGGGTTATTGACAATTTAAAGTACAAAGAAGTAAAGAAACGAAAAACAACATGGAGGATACAAGTGCAATACAGTTACAAGTACAATACAGGTATAAAAGTACAGTATTA
This portion of the Pagrus major chromosome 12, Pma_NU_1.0 genome encodes:
- the coq4 gene encoding ubiquinone biosynthesis protein COQ4 homolog, mitochondrial, which translates into the protein MSLPFRLFLWVNQRQCVSISRALCVQQLHSSSARFTDSSYDGLYPGHIQTTPIQKALLAVGSGVAALQNPYRHDMVAVLGETTGHLALIKLRDRMRNDPEGYTILTERPRIRLSTLDMNNMASLPDGSFGREYLRFLEDNHVTPDSRADVKFVDNEELAYVMQRYREVHDLLHTLLGMPTNMLGEVAVKWFEAAQTGLPMCALGAVLGPLRLNTSRLQSLFTSLGPWALQNGSRSRCILSIFYERRWEQSLEDLRQELNIEPPPVIPSATNKRST